The sequence ACTGGCACTTTTCACCTCCTGCACCCCCGGCACCTCCTCCAACACCTCCTCCAAGGGCCGGGTAACCAAATCCTCCACTTCCGCCGGTGCCGCCCCCGGATAGGCAGTGGTGATGGTAATTTCCGGGCGGTCCCCCCCCGGTTGCAGTTCCAAGGGCAACCCCAGCAAACTGATCACCCCAAACACCGCCAACAGGCAAAACAGCACAAACGTCCCGTGCCGCCACCGTACCGCCGTTTCAATCCAGTTCATGGCTCGCTCCTGGGGGGATACCGGGGCAAATCATAAAAAAATTCCTAAACTTACCCCAGGGTGTACTCCCCCATGATAAGCAAGGAATCTTAACTATTGCAAACTGAAATAGTGGTGGGGCACCTCTGTCCCCCGCCCCATCGGTGTTAGGGCTTGATCACTTGATCAGGTCGAAGATTTTGAACATCGGCAAATACATCGCCACCAGGATCGACCCCACCATCCCCCCCAACACCGCAATCATCATCGGTTCCATGACGCTGGTGAGGGTTTTCACGGCGGCTTCCACCTCGGATTCGTAGAAATCCGCCACCTTGGTAATCATGGCATCCAATTCCCCGGTTTCCTCCCCGATGCTGATCATCTGAATCGCCATGTTGGGAAACACATTCGCCTTTTGCAGTGCCAGGGAAATCAAGCCCCCCGACTGAATGTCCTCCCGGGCATCATCAATGGCGTTGGCAATGATCTGATTCCCCGCCGTATCCCGCACGATTTCCAAAGAAGTCAACACCGGCACCCCGGAACGGGACAGGGAACCAAAGGTACGGCTAAACCGGGCCACCGCATTCTTGCGGATCAAATCCCCAAAAATCGGCACATTCAAAGCGATCCGGTCAATGATCTCCCGCCCCACCCGGGTGCTGTAGGCCGTCGTGTACCCAAAAGCCGCCCCCGCCACCACCGCGGCAATCAACGCCAGGTTGACCGGGTTCCGCATCCACTTACTCAAATCCACCATAAATTGGGTAAAGGCCGGCAATTTCCCCCCCAAGCTCTCAAAAATCCCCCCGAAAATGGGAATCAAAAACAGCACCATCCCCAAAAACACCCCCACCGCCAGCAGGGTCACCGCAATCGGGTAGGCCATCGCCGATTTGATCTGCTGTTCCAATTTGGCCGCATCCTCCAGCAGTTTCGCCAACCGGTTCAGCACCTCATCGAGCACCCCCCCCACTTCCCCGGACTGGATCATCGCCACGTACAGATTGTCAAACACCTCCGGGTGCTGGCGCATGGCATCCGACAGGGTACTCCCCTGTTGCACATCCGCACTCACGGCGGCCAGAGCCTTTTTCATCTTCGGGTTGGTCTGCTGGTCCACCAAAATCCCCAGCCCCCGCACCAGGGGCACCCCCGCATTCACCAGCGAGGCAAATTGGCGGGAAAAAACCGCCTTATCCTTAACCGTAACACTGCTCAAAAAGGAAATATCGAGCTCCGTCTCCATGGGATTAAAGGGTTTAGCCTCCTTAATCTCCAGGACGAACATCCCCTCCTCCCGGAGCAAAGTCCGGGCATCTTTCATCGTTTCCGCTTTGATCCGGCGTTCCCGGGAACGGCCTTGGGCATCACGGGCACGGGCGACGTAGGTCGGCATGGGCGTTTACCTCCAAATGAAAGTCACAGGTCAAACCTGGAGGGGCGAACCTAGTGGGCGGGCTTGGCACCCGTGGGCGCGGCACCTCCCCCAATCAAACGTTGCAATTCTTCGGGTTTCGAGGTCTTGGCAATGGCATCCTCGTAACTGCATTCCCCCTTCTTGTAAAGGTCCGCCAACACCTTCTCCAAAGTCTGCATCCCGTACTTCCCGCCGGTCTGAATCGCTGAATAAATTTGTGGGGTTTTCCCCTCCCGGATCAGGTTGGCAATCGCCGGGGTGACCACCATGATCTCCTGCGCCATTACCCGCCCAAACTGCCCCGGTTTGGGGTTTTTCCGCTTCACCAAAGTCTGGCTAAACACCGCCACCAGGGAACTGGACAACTGCACCCGAATCTGTTGCTGTTGCTCCGGTGGGAACACATCCACCATCCGGTCCACCGTCTGGGAAGCGGAACTGGTGTGCAGGGTGCCAAAGACCAGGTGCCCCGTTTCCGCCGCCGTCACCGCCAACTGGATCGTCTCCAAGTCCCGCATTTCCCCCACCAGGATCACGTCCGGATCCTCCCGCAGGGCCGCCCGCAGGGCATTGGCAAAACTACGGGTATCCTCGTTCAACTGTCGCTGGTGAATAATGCTCTTTTGCGGCTCATAGACAAACTCAATCGGGTCCTCCACCGTGAGAATGTGCTCCGCCCGGGTGCGGTTGATATTGTCAATCATCGCCGCTAGGGTGGTGGATTTCCCCGACCCCGTAGGCCCGGTCACCAACACCAACCCCCGGGGTTTTTCCGACATTTCCCGCACCACCGGGGGCAAATTCAAAGATTCAAAACTGGGAATTTTCGAGGGCAGTGCCCGTAAACAGGCCGCCACCGTCCCCCGGTCTTTGTACACATTCACCCGGAACCGCGCCAGCCCCTTGATCCCGTAGGAACAGTCCAATTCCCAATTTTGCTCAAAAATTTTCCGCTGGTTGTTATTCAAAATGCTAAAAATCAACCGCTGGCATTGCTCCGGGGCAGTAGTGTTGAATGTCCGTAATAAAACTTAACATAAGGGGTCAGGGTTATCCTACGAGCGGCTCTACCCCTACGAGTTCCATGAAGCTACAGTGTCGGCCTATTTCTATTTGTAAATATCGCAACTTGTCAATCAATTCATAGGTCTTATTGTGACCTATCTCCAGCAATCTTAAAATTAG comes from Synechococcus sp. C9 and encodes:
- a CDS encoding type II secretion system F family protein, which translates into the protein MPTYVARARDAQGRSRERRIKAETMKDARTLLREEGMFVLEIKEAKPFNPMETELDISFLSSVTVKDKAVFSRQFASLVNAGVPLVRGLGILVDQQTNPKMKKALAAVSADVQQGSTLSDAMRQHPEVFDNLYVAMIQSGEVGGVLDEVLNRLAKLLEDAAKLEQQIKSAMAYPIAVTLLAVGVFLGMVLFLIPIFGGIFESLGGKLPAFTQFMVDLSKWMRNPVNLALIAAVVAGAAFGYTTAYSTRVGREIIDRIALNVPIFGDLIRKNAVARFSRTFGSLSRSGVPVLTSLEIVRDTAGNQIIANAIDDAREDIQSGGLISLALQKANVFPNMAIQMISIGEETGELDAMITKVADFYESEVEAAVKTLTSVMEPMMIAVLGGMVGSILVAMYLPMFKIFDLIK